In a genomic window of Sarcophilus harrisii chromosome 4, mSarHar1.11, whole genome shotgun sequence:
- the KIF2B gene encoding kinesin-like protein KIF2B produces the protein MSPHFGSIHIGISLNIRRSDGRVHPAVVASVNKNNNSVTVEWVEKGTNKGKKVDLASVFLLNPGLATPESSLPLSALYSAKGDKSLANHWVVRPQKNETASGDNVVTFSEPILVKQRKSHCLREIEKLQKQREKRRQQLLEFQAKKALNVNVVSPNYEIMCMIQEYRRQMDYSKMLSSETTDYHRICVCVRKRPLNQQEALLKDLDIITIPTRNVVMVHESKQKVDLTRYLEHHTFRFDHAFDDTASNEFVYRFTAQPLVENIFHKGMATCFAYGQTGSGKTHTMGGDISGRNQDCSKGIYALVAEDVFLMLKKPTYEKLDLKVYGTFFEIYGGKVYDLLNWKKKLKVLEDAKQQIQVLGLQEQEVCCVEDVLNLIELGSSYRTSGQTSVNAHSSRSHAVFQIILKRKGKLHGKFSLIDLAGNERGADTCRTSRQRQLEGAEINKSLLALKECIRALGQNKSHTPFRASKLTQVLRDSFIGQNSSTCMIATISPGLSSCENTLNTLRYANRVKELTLDARLLSYLHPIGHQESKLLDKHIVKPAGNKEKSDYKIFLQSEEEEEGNEEQVASSKSDKKKSIPYNESSQWLRAFLEMADGISYDVDFCAAQLESILEQKIVSLKEIQGRVKLFRESLQKEKPGN, from the coding sequence ATGAGTCCGCACTTTGGATCCATTCACATCGGCATTTCCTTAAACATCAGGAGGAGTGACGGGAGGGTCCACCCTGCAGTCGTTGCTTCGgtaaacaagaacaacaatagtGTAACAGTGGAGTGGGTAGAGAAGGGCACCAATAAGGGCAAGAAGGTCGATCTAGCCTCGGTGTTCTTGTTGAACCCAGGATTGGCCACTCCAGAATCATCGCTGCCGTTGTCCGCGCTCTATTCTGCCAAGGGAGACAAGAGCTTGGCAAACCACTGGGTGGTGCGTCCACAGAAGAATGAGACCGCTTCAGGAGACAACGTGGTGACCTTCAGTGAGCCTATCTTGGTCAAGCAGAGAAAGTCACATTGCCTACGGGAGATTGAGAAACTACAGAAGCAGCGGGAGAAGCGAAGGCAGCAGCTGCTGGAATTTCAGgccaagaaagccctaaatgTCAATGTGGTTAGTCCCAACTACGAGATTATGTGTATGATTCAGGAATACCGTAGGCAAATGGATTACTCCAAGATGCTTAGCTCGGAAACTACAGACTATCACCGAATCTGCGTCTGTGTACGCAAAAGACCACTCAATCAGCAAGAAGCTCTGTTGAAAGACTTGGACATCATCACCATCCCCACCAGGAACGTGGTCATGGTGCATGAATCCAAGCAGAAGGTGGATCTAACTCGCTATCTTGAACATCACACCTTCCGATTTGACCATGCGTTCGATGACACTGCCTCCAATGAGTTTGTGTACCGATTCACTGCTCAGCCGCTGGTGGAGAACATCTTCCATAAGGGTATGGCCACTTGCTTTGCCTATGGTCAGACGGGCAGTGGGAAAACTCACACTATGGGAGGGGACATTTCTGGCAGAAACCAAGACTGCTCCAAAGGCATCTATGCTTTAGTGGCTGAAGATGTCTTCTTAATGCTCAAGAAGCCCACTTATGAGAAATTGGACTTGAAGGTCTATGGGACATTTTTTGAGATTTATGGGGGCAAAGTCTATGATTTACTGAATTGGAAGAAGAAACTCAAGGTCCTTGAGGATGCCAAGCAACAAATCCAGGTTTTGGGACTGCAGGAACAGGAAGTGTGCTGTGTAGAAGATGTGCTGAATCTCATTGAGCTAGGTAGTAGTTACCGCACTTCAGGTCAGACATCTGTCAATGCTCACTCTTCTCGGAGTCATGCAGTGTTTCAAATCATTCTTAAGAGGAAAGGGAAACTACATGGAAAGTTTTCCCTCATTGACCTAGCTGGCAATGAACGGGGAGCAGACACCTGCAGAACCAGCAGACAGAGGCAGCTAGAAGGGGCAGAGATAAACAAAAGCCTCTTGGCACTCAAAGAGTGTATAAGGGCATTGGGACAAAATAAGTCTCATACCCCATTCAGAGCCAGCAAACTGACACAGGTGCTTAGGGACTCATTTATAGGTCAGAACTCCTCCACTTGTATGATTGCTACAATCTCTCCAGGGCTGAGTTCTTGTGAAAACACACTTAATACTTTAAGATATGCAAACAGAGTGAAGGAATTAACTCTTGATGCTAGGCTCTTAAGTTATCTCCATCCAATTGGGCACCAGGAATCAAAGCTACTAGATAAGCATATTGTAAAGCCTGCAGGGAACAAGGAGAAGagtgattataaaatatttttgcagagtgaggaagaagaggagggaaatgaaGAACAGGTGGCATCTtcaaaatcagacaaaaaaaaatcaataccttACAATGAATCCAGTCAGTGGCTCAGAGCTTTTTTAGAGATGGCAGATGGAATAAGCTATGATGTAGATTTCTGTGCTGCCCAGTTAGAGTCCATCTTGGAGCAGAAAATTGTTTCTCTGAAAGAAATCCAAGGAAGGGTGAAATTATTTCGGGAAAGCCTCCAGAAGGAAAAGCCTGGCAATTGA